TCGGAAACTGACTGGATGTTTGGAACAAAAGGAAGAAAAATATCAACCTGCTCAAACAGACTGTCAGCCTCCCAGGTAACCTGAGGCAGAAAAAATCCTTCCGGTTGAAGTGGTACTGCGAGCACCAGTTCGTACTCGACAAATGAAACACTCCCTTCCAGAACGCCATAATACTTGAAATCGGCGGATGCAAATCTCATGAGCATCGGATATTCTTCAATTGATGATATAAAACCGGAGAGACCGAGGAATGAAGATTTTCCCTGGATTTTGAACTGTTTGATAACAAAATCTTTGTATTTTACAGAATCCATCTCGGAAATGGAATATCTGAATCCGGTCGTAAGTGAAAACTGGATACTGTCCACAAGAAGACGAAGTTGTCGCGTTTCCACTGAGGGAAAGAGGTTATATCTTGTTGTGGTATCATTGTTGATCAAGAGGTCGATTTTTGAATAAATCGCCTGCATTCCCGTATTGATATCATCTCCCGGAGTCAGTCCGAGAGATGCAAATTCCTTTCTTATTTCCGCACGGGCAGGAAGCAGGAAGAAAAAATTCAGAAGGAGCAGCACGACGCAACCTGCAGCGAAAAGAAAAGCTGGCTTCAAGTGGGGCTTCAATTCACTAAATTTCATTACGCTGAGTTTCACTTCACTTCTCCGGGAATCATTATTCGAAAGGCAGTGAAAGTATCCGCATCGGTTCTAAAAATTTCTGAGGAAAGAAGTTGAGCCCCGGTAATTTTATCAACAAATCCGGATGCGACTGCAGGAGATTCAGCGTAACCACGGATCAGAATATAGTTATTGGGCTCCACGGTTATTTTCGTGATTTGGATGTTTTTATCGACCGCATAGCTTTCAATCTTCTTTAGAAATGCAGAAATTTCGACGAATTTCGACTTAATCATTGGCAGTTTCTCCCTGCTGCCGGGTATCTGCAAAACTTTCTCACCGTACTCACTCACAGTTTGATAAATCTCTTTTTTAGAGGTTTTGTAAGCCTCAAGTTCGTCTGCTGCGTTTGAGAGGGAGATAAGGCCAAGGGTTGAAATGAGAGTGAAAAGCACAACCAATGCAAAAACGGCAGCGGCTGCCTTGTTTATTTTATTGGCGGCTCTGATTGCAAGATTTTTTTCGGATTCTTCCACTTCCTCTTTAGTAAGTAGTCCAGGAACAGGAAGTGACATTGAGAAGTATAATGTTGAGACCATCTCGCAGAGATTGTAAATACCTTTGTAAGATTTTCCATCTTCGCTGTTTTCCTCAAGAGTGAAGTTCTCGTTGTTTGCCACGAGAACATTGTCATTCCTGATTTGTTCTATTGCCTCCTCAAACCTGAAGGCATAGGGGTCGGCAGTGAAAGTAATGAGGTGGTCGCAGTTCTCATATTCCTTGTTTGCAGGGTCGAAGTTATCGAAATGCAGGAGCCTGGCTTCTGCGAGTCCTTTCCCTCTAAGTCTGGCTTCGAAGATGAGATCATCGTCGCCCGAGAGGATGTAGGTACGGTCGTCGGGGAAAAATTTCAGGTTTTTGGCGTAATAGTGGAACAGAATCTCAGGGGAAGCAAGCGACGAGATTATTACAGGTGCCTTTACTCCCTGATGGTTAAGGTAATTGAAAAGTTCATCTATGATTCTGTTCGAAAAAGTTATGTTTCCGGCATTTTTATTCTCGTGATGCAGGAGTTCGCTGTCGGAAACGAGAACGATGTTGCTGTCAGACAGTTTTTTAATGACTTCCGGAGGTAAAGCCGCGGAGAATCCGGGATTCTCGCCTGAAGATTCAACCTGAAAGACTTTGAACCTTTTTTTGCCGGAATACCTCTTTGCATTGTTGTAATAAAAGGCAAATAAGTGATTGCTGAGGAAAATGATTGATAAGTTTTTGTTGTATGCTCGTGTATTCAATTTTTTTGTGTCTAAATCACATATTCTTATAGATTAATTGTTTAATTTCGTAAATTGAATTCGTAAAAAAAGTATTTCACAAATAATAAAACAACATGAACAGCAAAATAAAAATTTTAATCGTACTTTTACTTTCTTTTAACATCTTTTTTACAGGATGTACCAAAAAAGATAAACCCGCAGCCCAGCCGGACACCACCAAACAGGTAACCACCGACACTTCAAAAACCGTTTCAGACACCTCAAAATCGAAAGATTCTGTCAAATCCGATACAGCCGGTGTGAAAAAAGTTGCCACAGTTACAGGAACCTGGCAGGGAAAGCTGGCGAATTATGACGCCACCCTGAAAATCACCAATCAGACCGGAAATCAGTTTACGGGGGTGATTGTCGTCAACTATCGCAATGTTGCCACGCACAGCGTTGCCGGAACAGTAAATCCTGAGACAGGGGCATTTTACATGTCCGATACTGATCAGACAAGATCATCAGGAACCTACTCAGGAAAAGTAGCACCAAACGGTAGAAACATATCCGGTAGCTTTACAGAAAAACGACAGGGCGGTATTACCGTTAATTTTTCATTTAATAAATAACAACCATCCATATTCGGAGGAATAATACATGACAAGGAAACTCCTTTTCACCATCTTTACTCTCTCAACCATTCTGTTTCTTACAGGATGCGATAACAAAGATAACCCGCTTAACCCTGACACAGGAAAAGTATTTATCACTTCAACCCCGACTTCAGCAGACATCTATGTCAATGGCTCAAGCTCAGGTAAAAAAACAGGCGACACTCTTTCACTTAATGCAGGCACATACAACATAACACTGAAGAAAACCCTTTACAAAGATACAACCTTCAGCGTAACCGTTCTTGCGAACCAGACAGTTTCAAAAAGTGTAGCACTTACAGAAGCTTCATTCCAGGTAAGTTCGACACCTGCAGGTGCAAAAATTTATCTTAACGGCGTAAACACCGGAAGTGTAACCCCTGCCGGAATCCGTCTCGCACTCGGTACAAACACCATCACGCTCTCCCTTATCGGTTATGCGGATACCACATTTACGATACCTGCTGATTCACCTCTCACAGGCGTTTCGGTCACTTTGAAGGCTTTAAATGTTGTTGAATTCGTTTCAGTGAAAATCTACGAATCATTCTCAACTGCAAGTGTTCCAAGTGGACTTATCCTGTCGGTGGGCAGAGCTTCAACTATCGGATCAGGCGTGAGCAAGGATTCAGTTGATATCTACTACAGAACAGCCGGTTACATCATTTCATCTGCTAAAGATTTCGGTCTTCCAAGAGAGACTTTCTTCAAACTTGGAACAGGTACAAACCTCGCTGATGGCGAAGATTCACCTGTAAAAGACAATACCTGGACACTCAGCGTTGGCGATAGAGTAAATAACTACTTCTTCATGTATACTGCTGACCAGAACTATTCCAAGATGAAAATCACAGGCTTCGGCGGTGGATCAAGTGTCTCCGACCCTGCTTATGTTGAGCTTCGCTGGTATTATAACAGAACAAAGAACGACACAAGATTCTAACGGATTAAGTGTGAATCATGATTACGGGGGAAACCCTGTAAATAATTGATTTTTCTTTGGTTTGAATTTATGAGGCTGCCTGATCAGGCAGCCTTTTTTTTATTCGAGGAAGTCTTCTCCGGTGAGCGTCCGCAGTTCATCATCATTCGGCATTGCAAGATTTGCCAGCCTTTTTTCCTGACGGGAGATCGCATTAAAAACGATATTTCTTACTGTCCTGGCATTACCAAAGTTTTTGTCCCTCGTGCTGAAAACTGATTCCAGAGTCAGTTTAAGTTTTTCCGTTCCAGATGAATCAGCAACATACCCGTTGGCAGACATTAATCTTTCGGCAATTACCAGCAATTCATCGGGTGTGTAATCTTCAAAGACAATATTGTTGGTGAATCTTGAGGTGAGCCCCGGATTGGTTTCCAGGAAAAGCCCCATTTCTCTGGAGTACCCTGCAACAATCACAATCAGATCGCTGCTGTTATCTTCCATTTTCTTGAGCAGTACTTCAACAGCCTCCTGACCAAAGTCGTTTGCCTGTTTTGTAAGAGTATATGCCTCATCGATGAAGAGGGTGCCACCCTTTGCCTCTTCGATTACCTTCCCGGTTTTTATGGCTGTTTGTCCTACATATCCGGCAACCAGTTTTGCCCTGTCCACTTCTATGAGGTGACCCTTTGAAAGGAGTCCAAGTTCCCTGAAGATATTACTTAACAGCCGGGCAACCGTGGTTTTTCCCGTTCCCGGATTCCCTGAGAAGACGCAATGAAGAGGTTTGTTGATCACGGTCATTCCTCTTTCTGCCCGCAGTTTTGAAATTCGAAGACCCTTTACAAGGTCGTCAATTTTTTCTTTAACACCCTGCAAACCGGTAAGAGCATCGAGCTCTTTCAGATATTTATCGAGATTATTATCTGCTCTGCTTTTTAATAGCCAGGATTTATCATCCTTTATGTCGGGTTGCCGGCCTTTGAAAATGGCGGCTATATGGTCGTGTTCAATTTGGGAAAGTTTTTCCATTGTCCGCTCCCGTGATGAGAGTTGAGCGTATGATCTGCCCAGTTCCAGCTTGACTTCTTCAAATATTTTTCTTACTTCCCTTGCATTTCCGAAAGAGGAGTCCCTTTTCCGGTAGATTCCTGTAAATTCAGTTATAAGGGTTTTTTCGGCAGTTTCTGAGATTTTATATTCCTCAGTTGCTGCGAATGAGCGGAAAATTTCCATCAACTCTTCGGGGGAGTAGTCTTCAAACATAAACTCATGATTAAATCTTGATCTTAACCCTGGATTGCTGTTCATAAATTCTGTCATGTTTGCAGGGTAACCGGCAACTATCACAAAAAACTCACCGCGTCTGTCTTCCATCCTTTTGAGCAATGTGTCGATTGCCTCCTGACCGAAATCGTTGGATACTCCCGCTTTTACAAGGGTATATGCCTCATCAATGAAGAGGACATTCCCAATGGATTTCTCGATGACAGCATCGGTAATCTTTGCTGTTTCGCCCACATACTGACCCACAAGGGAAGAGCGGTCTACTTCGATCACCTCTCCATTTGTCAATAGTCCGAGTTTTTTATAGATTCTTCCCATCAGCCGTGCAACTGTTGTCTTACCTGTTCCGGGATTTCCCATAAAAACGGCATTGATGGCAACGCCCTCTTTGGTTTCAAGCCCTTTTTCCTTTCGGTCACGCAGAAATTCAAGATATCCCGCAAGGTCTTTTACGCTTTTTTTAATTCCACTTAACCCTGTTAATTTGTTAAGCGACTCCAGTTCCACTTCAATGCCGTCAGAGTCGGAATCCTGTGCGTTCAGGTTCTTTGATTCCGGAACTTTGTTCGCTGCTTCAAAATGGTCTGACAGTTCAAATGAATAAGTAAAGAGCTTTTTTTGCTCAGTAAAAAACTCAATTTTAGCAGCACCTTTTACCCATAATGAAACTCCTGATGTATCGCACAATTCCAGAAGTGAAAAGCGATTTACATCGGAGGAAATATCGAGGTCCATCGCCACTTGTGCAAGAAGTGTATCCTCAGAATACCATGCGAGAAATGCATTTAATGGCCTTCCCGGATCTTGAAATCCCGGGCTTTTTTCAAGTACAATTTCAACTCCGAAGACCCTGCTTCTATCGAAATCGAAGACAGAGTAAGATGTTTTTGTGGCATTTCCGGGGTCGGAAGCTGCATCAAACAGACAGACCTTGGAAACAGAAAGTAAACCCGCGTCGTGAATGACAAGTCCCGCATCTTTTTCGGGATTAGTGAGAATTTCGGAATTTGTGAGTGCCATTTCCTCACTTCTGAAAAGTGTCAGTCTCAATTTTTCGATGGCGGGATGCGAAGACTGTCTGACCTCAGGGGAATTTAATCTTTCCCTCAAGGCATGCAATTGACTCATTTTGAACATTGACTGAAGTTCATACGGGAGAATATCAGAGGAATATTCTGACTGTGTCAGAAACTTTTTTAGAGTGTCAGAAACCCGTAGAACAAACCAGAACTCATTTTGCTCGAAAGCTTCTCCAACCAGTAGTTTAAGCCTGTCCGGATTAGAGCGATTAGCCTCAACATTCGCCAGAAGTTCCCCTGCTTCAAAAAATTTTCGTAATTTGCTCCACTCCGGGTAGTTCTTTTTAGCCATCAGCCACGCAAGCTCATAATAAGTGGATGCGTCATCGAATTCCCCGTTTCCCCCGAGTATTCTGGCTTTATTCAGATAAGTGAGAGCCAAAAGCTCTTTTTGTTCCCCTTCGGTTGTGTTCAGTTCCTGAATGGCTGATTCATAATTTGAAAGCCGAAATTCGAGAAACCCTCTGTGAATCATGGTGAAGACATTTTCACCCCTGAGATTTCGGGAGCGGTCGAGGAGGGTTTGAGCGGTTACAGGGTCACCATTTTCCAGTAGCGCCCAGGCGTAACAGACTGCTGCATCCACATCGTCAGTATTTCTCAGGTAGTATGTTTTCGCTCCATCCAGGGCGACCCGGTATCTGCCCTTTCGGAGATGCTCAATAATTTCATTCAGTGTAATGGTTGTATTCATCTTGGCCGGTTAGTCTTTAATTTTGTCGATCATCTCTTTATATTTTATCAGTCTTGCCTGAGCTCTGTCGCCAAGTTTGGCAAGTTTTACAACTGACTTCAGCAATTTCTTGTAGCTTTCAAGCAGTTTCATGTATTCCAAGGAAATCTCCTCACGGTTGATGTTCCCGAGCAGTTCCTTCACTTTTTCTGCATCTTCGAGCTGAGCAAAATATTCCTGAAACACTTTTTCATTTTTGTCCATTACTGAGCCCTTTCCGCGACAATATCAAAATTAAAGGATACATCCTCTCTAAAATCGGCACCTGTTTCAGCAGAATCATTATCATCTTCATCATGGTACCAGACGAGTGAGACAACACCACCGGAGGAGTGGAACAATTCAAGTTTTTCCATGATATCCGACATAAATTTTATACTGCTTGAATTCAGGTAATAGACTCGCAGCTCAAACTTCAATTTACCAGAACCGCTAATTGTGAAGTCAGAAATCCAGTCGATCACGGGAGCAAAAAATGCACTTGAATCCTCGGGCAACGATGATCCTGTTATAGTGCAGACTCCTGTAACACAATTAAAATCAATCCCAAGTGTTTTTTTTGATTGCTTAATTATTAAATTTGTCAATGCTATCTCCGGTTTGAATACATTAAATTAACGAACTGGATGCCGCCTGTTCACTCTGAAACCAATAACAGTTACATCATCCCGCTGTTCCTCAGTTCCGCGATGTTGCAGGAAAGCGGCAAGGACAAGTTCTTTTTGTTCCGGGAGGGGCTTCTCAAATCCGGTGGAAAAGAGTTCCTTTAGTTTATTGCTTCCGAGTTTTTTGTTCCCGTCGTTGTTTTGGTCCACAATTCCATCAGAAAAGAGAAAGAAGGAATCATCGGATTTGGGGAATAAAACAGTTTCGGTAAATTTGCGTTCTTTTCTTTTCAGGTCACCCACTGATCTTGAAACACCTTTTATCTCAAACAGGTTTCCTTCAGAAATGTAGATTAATGGTCTGTAGGCACCTGCAAAAGTAAGGGACCCGTCGATCTCATCGACAACACATATGCCCATGTCCATCCCGTCAATTGAACCTGAATGTTGCCGTTTCTTAAGCTCCTCAATAATTCTTTCATCCATTTCCTCTAAAATCTCCGCAGGGGAAGTGACCTGATTTCTCAGGATTATTTCGTTGAGCAACAGTTTCCCGATTATCGACATAAAGGCTCCGGGGACACCGTGACCGGTGCAATCAGCGAGGACAATAACTGTTTTTCTGTCAACCTTCTCGACCCAGTAAAAATCGCCACTCACAACATCTTTTGGCAGATAAATCAGGAAATACTCATCAAGCAATCCGATTAAATGTGTGTCTTCGGGAAGAATGGCTTCCTGGATTTTCTTTGCATAGTTAATGCTGTCCGAGATAAGTTTGTTCCTTATACCGAGTTCATCATTACTTTTGGCAAGGAGTTCGGCAGTTTTACGGAGCTCTTTTGTCCGGTCAGCAACCTTGTTTTCAAGTTCTCTGTTAATCTCCTTAAGTTCTTCTTCCCTTTGCGACAGGGTTGCCTGCATCAGATTCAGATCAGTAGCAAGTTCATTAAACTCATCCGAACTGTTTATCAACAATTCTCCCTTATAGTCTCCCTTGACGATTTTTGCAAGAAATTTTCTGACGGTTTGAAGTGGCGCGAGGGCATTGCCTGTTCCGAAGTAGACAAAAATCAATACAACAATTAACCCTGCAACAAAAAAGAGAATTGAAACAAGGAAAACCGAATTGATGGAAGCAAAAAGCTCATCCTCGTATTCATATAAAATTACCCGCCATCCATTCAGAGATATATACGAGTAAAAAGCGTGGATTTTTCTCTCTCCTGTTTTATCATCTATTACCAGTTTGCCGTTTCTACCCAGATTCAGACTGTCCACCAAAATTTTTCTGGATTGTTCGGATGCCACTGAATTGAGGTCTGTCAGAAGATTTTTGTTGAGAATCCTGCCGCTGTCAGGGTGGGAAATGTAGGTGGCCTGGCCATCGATTACAAGGAAACGGTTTGAGTAGCTTTTGAAGTTGCTGATTAGAAATCCGTTCATGTCGCCAAGTGAAAAATCGACTACAACTACACCGATACATTTCGAATCCCTTATTATCGGAGCAGAATAAGTCACAACTTTCACTCCCTTTAACAAGGAAGAGTAAAATGGTGAACTCCAGTAAGGTTTCCCTGTCATGACAGGTTTATTGTACCAGTTATATGAAGTGTCCCGGTAATTGTACCGGGTACTGTCCAGTCCAAAATCGATAACAGCGTTCTCTCCTCCCTTTTCATAAATAAAGAAACCATGATGATGCTTGTTTGGCAGGAAAGCATAGGGCTCGAATGCGATTCCGGCAGCAAAAAGCACCGTGTCGCGAGCAATTATTTTGGCAAGCAGCGCTTTTAGTTCAGCATCATCGAATCCATTCGATTTGCCGACCACATCTGCAAGTTGATCAGCGAGATGGGTAGCCGAGCTCAGAATGGTTTCAACGCGGGTAGCATAAGAAAAGACGAGCTTTTCATATCTTTCTTCAAAATTCGCAATTGTTGAATCTTTCAACACAGAGGTTGTATACCATGCAGTACCTCCAAATATCAGGGAGAAAACGATGCAGAGAAATGTAATTAATTTGGCTTTCAGTGAGAATTTCATTGCGGAACTGCTATTAAACAGGTTGTTAAAAGGGAAATTAAAAAGAAAATATCGATTGCTTAAAATAATGAAAAGTGATCTAAGAGTAATTTAAATGAATCACATTTTTTTTATTTATACCCGTTAGAATAATCAGTAATTTTTTGTAGTTTTTGTGGTCAAATTTTGTTGATTTCAAATCACAGGAAATCCAATGCAGAAGCGATTTACACCCCTCGTGGTAATAATTTCCCTTTTTCTTTTAACCTTTTACGGATGTAAAAGCGATCCGGTCTCAACCCCTGTTGACCCTCTCAGCAATTACCAGAAGCCGTTTTCGACAAGCGGGATTACGATTCTTGATGCACAATATATCGACACTACACAACTTATGTCGCACATCGATAAATTTGCTGCTTCACCAAACTACTATCTCGCCGACTTTGGGAATCATGTACAAAATCTCCCGAATGTTTCAGGCGCCCGTATCATCTGGTATTGTAAAATCAGCTATACTTCAACCGATAACAAGGGGGCTCCCATTACCCTCACAGGGAAGTTGATATACCCCTATTTCCCCGGAAAGGATATAACTGCACCGCTTATTTCGTTTCAGCACGCTACGGAACTCATGAAAAAGAACGCACCGTCACAATGGCAGATAAACTCCAATCCCGGGGAGTTCAGTGAGGTTACAATTGCTGCCGGACTTGCTTTTAAGAACAGTTGGGCTGTAATCCTTCCCGATTATCAGGGGATGGGTGACGACACAGGAGAACCGCATCCGCTTTGTAATGCCGACAGGCTTGGGAAATCCACCGCTGATCTGATAGCCAACATGGAAGCGTATCTGAAGTCGAAAAGCAACAACACAAATCTTGTCTGGAACGGTCAGTTGTTCCTGATGGGCTTTTCAGAAGGCGGATATGCAACTCTTGCTGCTGTGAAAGAATTGGAAAAAAGGGGTGGAATCACCATTACGGGTGCTGCATGTATGGATGCCCCTCTTGACATCACCGGCGCCATGATTGATGTAATGCTCTCTGATTCTCCGTTTGGTGCTCCATACTTCCTGCCATATCTGCTTAGAGGTTACAATTCTGTTTATGAGTCATCAAAGGTCTTTAATTTCGACTCGATTCTGGTGGCACCCTACAACAAGGATCTTTGGACGCTTGCTGACGGTTTCCACACCACAGCCGAGGTTAATGCCAAAATGCCGTCTGATAAAATTGTAAAGAAGATTTTCAAACAGTCAACTATCGACTCTATGCGAACTCCGAACAGCTCAATCTGGAAAATTCTGCATGAAAATGATATCTGGAACGGTTGGGTTCCCAAGAGTAAAATCATGATAGCTCATTGCATGAATGACGATCTTGTTCCTTACGGTAATTACACAAAAGTAAAATCAGTATGGAGCGGACAATCCAATATCGAGTTTTTCGAATTGGGGCAATGCCGGAACTATCTTGGTTCTGTGCATGTATCCATTGCGCCGTGGGCATTTTTGCAGGGGACTCTGTGGATATCAGAACAGGTGAAATGACACTTCGGTGAGTTTCACTTTCTAACTTTTAAGTAAGAAAAAGCCCCGATTTGTTTGGGGCTTTTTTTTGTATTTTTGAAAATTGAAATAATAAG
The nucleotide sequence above comes from Ignavibacteria bacterium. Encoded proteins:
- a CDS encoding PEGA domain-containing protein, which codes for MTRKLLFTIFTLSTILFLTGCDNKDNPLNPDTGKVFITSTPTSADIYVNGSSSGKKTGDTLSLNAGTYNITLKKTLYKDTTFSVTVLANQTVSKSVALTEASFQVSSTPAGAKIYLNGVNTGSVTPAGIRLALGTNTITLSLIGYADTTFTIPADSPLTGVSVTLKALNVVEFVSVKIYESFSTASVPSGLILSVGRASTIGSGVSKDSVDIYYRTAGYIISSAKDFGLPRETFFKLGTGTNLADGEDSPVKDNTWTLSVGDRVNNYFFMYTADQNYSKMKITGFGGGSSVSDPAYVELRWYYNRTKNDTRF
- a CDS encoding AAA family ATPase produces the protein MNTTITLNEIIEHLRKGRYRVALDGAKTYYLRNTDDVDAAVCYAWALLENGDPVTAQTLLDRSRNLRGENVFTMIHRGFLEFRLSNYESAIQELNTTEGEQKELLALTYLNKARILGGNGEFDDASTYYELAWLMAKKNYPEWSKLRKFFEAGELLANVEANRSNPDRLKLLVGEAFEQNEFWFVLRVSDTLKKFLTQSEYSSDILPYELQSMFKMSQLHALRERLNSPEVRQSSHPAIEKLRLTLFRSEEMALTNSEILTNPEKDAGLVIHDAGLLSVSKVCLFDAASDPGNATKTSYSVFDFDRSRVFGVEIVLEKSPGFQDPGRPLNAFLAWYSEDTLLAQVAMDLDISSDVNRFSLLELCDTSGVSLWVKGAAKIEFFTEQKKLFTYSFELSDHFEAANKVPESKNLNAQDSDSDGIEVELESLNKLTGLSGIKKSVKDLAGYLEFLRDRKEKGLETKEGVAINAVFMGNPGTGKTTVARLMGRIYKKLGLLTNGEVIEVDRSSLVGQYVGETAKITDAVIEKSIGNVLFIDEAYTLVKAGVSNDFGQEAIDTLLKRMEDRRGEFFVIVAGYPANMTEFMNSNPGLRSRFNHEFMFEDYSPEELMEIFRSFAATEEYKISETAEKTLITEFTGIYRKRDSSFGNAREVRKIFEEVKLELGRSYAQLSSRERTMEKLSQIEHDHIAAIFKGRQPDIKDDKSWLLKSRADNNLDKYLKELDALTGLQGVKEKIDDLVKGLRISKLRAERGMTVINKPLHCVFSGNPGTGKTTVARLLSNIFRELGLLSKGHLIEVDRAKLVAGYVGQTAIKTGKVIEEAKGGTLFIDEAYTLTKQANDFGQEAVEVLLKKMEDNSSDLIVIVAGYSREMGLFLETNPGLTSRFTNNIVFEDYTPDELLVIAERLMSANGYVADSSGTEKLKLTLESVFSTRDKNFGNARTVRNIVFNAISRQEKRLANLAMPNDDELRTLTGEDFLE
- a CDS encoding DUF1987 domain-containing protein; protein product: MTNLIIKQSKKTLGIDFNCVTGVCTITGSSLPEDSSAFFAPVIDWISDFTISGSGKLKFELRVYYLNSSSIKFMSDIMEKLELFHSSGGVVSLVWYHDEDDNDSAETGADFREDVSFNFDIVAERAQ
- a CDS encoding SpoIIE family protein phosphatase produces the protein MKFSLKAKLITFLCIVFSLIFGGTAWYTTSVLKDSTIANFEERYEKLVFSYATRVETILSSATHLADQLADVVGKSNGFDDAELKALLAKIIARDTVLFAAGIAFEPYAFLPNKHHHGFFIYEKGGENAVIDFGLDSTRYNYRDTSYNWYNKPVMTGKPYWSSPFYSSLLKGVKVVTYSAPIIRDSKCIGVVVVDFSLGDMNGFLISNFKSYSNRFLVIDGQATYISHPDSGRILNKNLLTDLNSVASEQSRKILVDSLNLGRNGKLVIDDKTGERKIHAFYSYISLNGWRVILYEYEDELFASINSVFLVSILFFVAGLIVVLIFVYFGTGNALAPLQTVRKFLAKIVKGDYKGELLINSSDEFNELATDLNLMQATLSQREEELKEINRELENKVADRTKELRKTAELLAKSNDELGIRNKLISDSINYAKKIQEAILPEDTHLIGLLDEYFLIYLPKDVVSGDFYWVEKVDRKTVIVLADCTGHGVPGAFMSIIGKLLLNEIILRNQVTSPAEILEEMDERIIEELKKRQHSGSIDGMDMGICVVDEIDGSLTFAGAYRPLIYISEGNLFEIKGVSRSVGDLKRKERKFTETVLFPKSDDSFFLFSDGIVDQNNDGNKKLGSNKLKELFSTGFEKPLPEQKELVLAAFLQHRGTEEQRDDVTVIGFRVNRRHPVR